One Prosthecochloris marina DNA window includes the following coding sequences:
- a CDS encoding helix-turn-helix domain-containing protein, translating into MADKSTHFGKCLKHIRKSEHLTLQSLADKLGISKSFISEVERGEKEPGYKLIKSLKRTYPELNLNYLIGEEGASDGTERLDILERRVNHLLGLVQEYPIKYGFQDIVRIPLGGKEKQEYITLPVTLVKYNNSLAFYCTKDLPPRITKGNIVIAAPEIELKDQELVLLSSDNRQFLAQAHRNEKNILLTDDTGQEISMENPHDEKKILGIVYMIIKTLH; encoded by the coding sequence ATGGCGGATAAAAGCACCCATTTCGGGAAATGCTTAAAGCACATCCGTAAGTCAGAACATCTTACGCTTCAAAGTCTTGCAGATAAGCTCGGTATATCGAAAAGTTTTATCAGCGAAGTGGAACGGGGAGAAAAGGAGCCCGGGTACAAGCTCATAAAATCGCTAAAGCGGACATATCCCGAATTGAACCTCAACTATTTGATCGGAGAAGAGGGTGCGTCAGATGGAACAGAGCGGCTCGATATTCTGGAACGACGTGTAAACCATCTTTTGGGACTTGTCCAGGAATACCCGATAAAATACGGATTTCAGGACATCGTCCGAATCCCACTTGGTGGCAAGGAAAAGCAGGAATACATAACACTCCCGGTCACACTTGTCAAATACAACAACTCTCTTGCGTTCTACTGCACAAAAGATCTCCCTCCCCGGATCACAAAGGGAAATATCGTGATAGCAGCACCTGAAATCGAGCTGAAAGACCAGGAACTTGTCTTACTGTCGAGCGATAACCGCCAATTCCTTGCCCAAGCACACCGTAATGAGAAAAACATCCTGTTGACCGATGACACCGGTCAGGAAATCTCAATGGAAAATCCGCATGATGAGAAGAAAATTCTCGGTATCGTGTACATGATCATCAAAACGCTTCATTGA
- the acs gene encoding acetate--CoA ligase, with protein sequence MAKERKKSSQKTADQESISSVLSEKRKFSPPPDFSEKAHISSMEEYEKLYAEAAEDPEQYWEGIAESFYWDKKWDSVLEWESPYAKWFNGGTTNICYNAVDRHVKSWRKNKAAIIWEGEEGEQRVLTYGELHRQVSKFANVLKIAGIKPGDRVAIYMGMVPELAIAVLACARVGAVHNVIFAGFSAHAITERVNDSRAKLIICADGTKRRGKTINLKGIVDEAIVDTPSVRSVIVLKVTNEDVHMHDGMDHWWHDLMGLALDHNDPDFVDAEHPLFILYTSGSTGKPKGILHTTGGYMVHAANSFKYVFDIKDDDIYWCTADVGWITGHSYLVYGPLLNGATIMMYEGAPNYPQWDRFWDIVNRHKITILYTAPTAIRAFIRAGDEWVTKHDLSSLRLLGTVGEPINPKAWMWYHTVIGKEKCPIVDTWWQTETGGILVSPLPGATPTKPGTATRPLPGIMVDVVRKDGSSCKPNEGGYLVIKKPWPSMLRTIYGDNKRYEETYWSEFKDMYFTGDGARKDEDGYIWIMGRVDDVVNVSGHRLGTSEVESALVAHEAVAEAAVVSRPDEIKGNALIAFVTLKDEYEGDMKLREDLRNHVSREIGPIAKPDEIRWAKGLPKTRSGKIMRRLLRELASTKEIKGDVTTLEDFGVLEQLREQEEED encoded by the coding sequence ATGGCTAAGGAACGAAAAAAATCAAGTCAAAAAACAGCCGATCAAGAGTCAATCAGTTCAGTTTTGTCGGAAAAAAGAAAATTTTCCCCTCCTCCCGATTTTTCAGAAAAAGCCCACATCTCCTCGATGGAGGAATATGAAAAGCTCTATGCTGAAGCCGCTGAAGATCCTGAACAATACTGGGAAGGGATAGCCGAAAGCTTTTACTGGGACAAAAAATGGGACAGCGTCCTTGAGTGGGAATCTCCTTACGCAAAGTGGTTCAACGGCGGTACTACAAACATCTGTTACAACGCCGTCGACCGGCACGTAAAAAGCTGGCGGAAAAACAAGGCAGCGATCATCTGGGAAGGTGAAGAAGGCGAACAGCGCGTCCTCACCTATGGAGAGTTGCACCGTCAGGTCAGCAAGTTTGCCAATGTTTTGAAAATAGCCGGCATCAAACCCGGTGACAGGGTCGCCATCTATATGGGCATGGTTCCGGAACTGGCCATTGCAGTTCTCGCCTGTGCGCGCGTTGGTGCAGTTCATAACGTTATTTTTGCCGGTTTCTCCGCTCACGCCATTACCGAAAGGGTAAATGATTCGAGAGCGAAACTCATTATCTGCGCGGACGGAACAAAACGGCGAGGCAAAACCATCAACCTCAAGGGAATTGTCGACGAAGCAATAGTCGATACTCCTTCGGTTCGTAGCGTCATCGTTCTCAAAGTCACCAATGAAGACGTGCACATGCATGATGGTATGGACCACTGGTGGCATGATCTCATGGGGCTCGCTCTCGACCATAACGACCCCGATTTTGTAGATGCCGAACACCCTCTTTTCATTCTCTACACAAGCGGCTCGACAGGCAAACCGAAAGGAATCCTCCATACCACAGGCGGCTACATGGTCCATGCCGCAAATTCCTTCAAATATGTTTTCGACATCAAGGACGACGACATCTACTGGTGTACCGCCGATGTGGGCTGGATCACAGGGCACAGCTACCTGGTTTACGGTCCTTTGCTGAACGGGGCTACCATCATGATGTACGAAGGTGCTCCGAACTATCCGCAGTGGGATCGTTTTTGGGATATCGTCAACCGTCACAAAATAACGATACTGTATACCGCACCAACCGCAATTCGTGCATTTATCCGGGCAGGAGACGAGTGGGTCACCAAACATGACCTGAGTTCGCTGCGGCTACTCGGCACGGTAGGCGAACCGATCAACCCGAAAGCCTGGATGTGGTACCACACGGTGATCGGCAAAGAAAAATGTCCGATAGTCGACACGTGGTGGCAAACGGAAACAGGCGGTATACTTGTTTCACCTCTTCCCGGCGCAACCCCGACCAAACCGGGTACGGCGACAAGACCACTTCCGGGAATCATGGTCGATGTCGTCCGCAAAGACGGTTCATCCTGCAAACCCAACGAAGGTGGTTACCTGGTCATCAAAAAACCCTGGCCATCGATGCTTCGCACCATTTACGGTGACAACAAACGCTATGAAGAAACCTACTGGTCGGAGTTCAAGGATATGTACTTTACCGGTGACGGCGCCCGCAAGGATGAAGACGGTTACATCTGGATCATGGGACGAGTCGATGACGTCGTCAACGTTTCAGGACATCGCCTCGGCACCAGTGAGGTGGAGAGCGCCCTGGTAGCCCATGAAGCTGTTGCCGAAGCGGCAGTCGTAAGCCGTCCTGACGAAATCAAGGGTAACGCACTCATTGCATTCGTCACGCTCAAGGACGAATACGAAGGAGACATGAAACTCCGCGAAGATCTCCGCAACCATGTTTCCAGAGAAATCGGCCCTATCGCCAAACCCGATGAAATACGGTGGGCAAAAGGGTTACCTAAAACAAGGAGCGGCAAGATCATGCGGCGCTTGCTCCGCGAGCTTGCTTCGACAAAAGAAATCAAGGGTGATGTCACAACGCTCGAAGATTTCGGAGTGCTGGAGCAACTCCGAGAACAGGAGGAAGAAGACTGA
- a CDS encoding GNAT family N-acetyltransferase produces the protein MFSGKYIRLRRLEGNDADIIFSHWNNYELRQYLPSPLPSSKDDLTELVRVKDKSFRERSEFFFGIEECCTSKELIGIVNLESISWVSRHAFIGSFCIFKPSLRGKGYGKDTMLTLLDFAFNVIDLHVIALMVESHNKQAIGLYEDCCFTNRGTMRELVYRNGKRCDVTMMDVLKKDFIDRYGILPKGENVF, from the coding sequence ATGTTCAGTGGAAAATATATACGGCTGCGCCGGCTCGAGGGAAATGATGCGGATATTATTTTTTCACACTGGAACAACTACGAACTCCGCCAATACCTTCCCTCACCCTTACCCTCTTCGAAGGATGACCTGACAGAACTTGTCCGGGTAAAAGACAAAAGCTTCAGGGAACGGAGCGAATTTTTCTTCGGTATAGAGGAATGTTGTACCAGCAAGGAACTTATCGGCATCGTAAACCTTGAATCGATAAGCTGGGTAAGCCGGCATGCGTTTATCGGGTCCTTCTGTATTTTTAAACCCTCACTGAGAGGAAAAGGATACGGCAAGGACACCATGCTGACCCTTCTTGACTTCGCATTCAACGTTATCGACCTTCATGTCATCGCACTTATGGTAGAATCACACAATAAGCAAGCGATAGGCCTTTATGAAGACTGTTGTTTCACGAACCGGGGAACAATGCGCGAGCTTGTGTACCGCAATGGCAAGCGGTGTGATGTAACGATGATGGACGTGTTGAAAAAAGATTTCATCGACCGTTACGGGATTCTGCCGAAAGGAGAGAATGTTTTTTAA
- a CDS encoding Ada metal-binding domain-containing protein: MNGKRNAGAIAAWLVLLILAMPAFIAAESGASVFHGNTASKVFHRVGCRHYNCSKCTAVFHTRQSAVEAGYRPCKVCKP; encoded by the coding sequence ATGAATGGAAAACGCAACGCTGGTGCTATAGCCGCATGGTTGGTACTATTGATACTGGCCATGCCGGCGTTCATTGCCGCTGAAAGCGGGGCATCTGTTTTTCATGGTAATACAGCGAGCAAAGTTTTTCACCGGGTCGGCTGCCGCCACTACAACTGCTCGAAATGCACAGCGGTATTCCACACAAGGCAGAGTGCTGTTGAAGCGGGCTACAGGCCCTGTAAGGTCTGCAAACCTTAG
- a CDS encoding TspO/MBR family protein, whose amino-acid sequence MNLNPVVLIACIGLCLLIGFAGSAFTPQLGAEWYYSVLKKPSWNPPDWLFAPVWTVLFILMGVSLFLVIKDGLDKPGVVAALIVFFVQLYLNFAWSAVFFGLQSPFGGFLEIVALWLSIVLTIILFGVISTTAAYLLIPYLLWVSFASYLTFTIWNLNL is encoded by the coding sequence ATGAATCTAAATCCGGTTGTACTCATTGCCTGTATCGGTCTTTGTTTGCTCATTGGTTTTGCAGGCAGCGCGTTTACCCCGCAATTGGGGGCGGAGTGGTATTATTCTGTGTTGAAGAAGCCATCATGGAATCCTCCTGATTGGCTTTTCGCTCCCGTATGGACGGTGCTTTTTATTCTTATGGGCGTGTCTCTTTTCCTGGTTATCAAGGATGGGCTCGATAAACCGGGGGTAGTGGCTGCGCTGATTGTTTTCTTCGTTCAACTTTACCTGAATTTCGCATGGTCGGCGGTGTTTTTCGGTTTGCAGTCACCTTTTGGGGGGTTTTTGGAGATTGTCGCTCTCTGGTTGTCGATAGTGCTGACGATCATACTCTTTGGTGTTATTTCCACAACCGCAGCCTATCTTCTGATTCCCTACTTGCTGTGGGTTAGCTTTGCATCGTACCTTACGTTCACGATCTGGAATTTGAACCTGTAA
- a CDS encoding inositol monophosphatase family protein, whose amino-acid sequence MSRELETAINAAKEAGSIAVQTFGKLDLTKIHPKDYKDFVTEVDNACEERIASAITSAFPDDSMLCEEGSTANGTSGRKWIVDPLDGTLNFIHSFPVFSISIALCDSHNDLVTGVVYQPVLDELFTAEKGKGACLNGNPIHVSTRNDPEHFLIATGIPFKEYHYLESYVSMLKDVIHDSAGIRRAGSAAIDLAYTACGRFDAFWEYKLFPWDYSAGVLLVREAGGIVTSFSGNSDVSAHHSIVAGSPVTHPLILEKAKKYFQEHL is encoded by the coding sequence ATGAGCAGAGAGCTTGAAACAGCCATAAACGCAGCAAAAGAAGCAGGCAGCATCGCCGTTCAAACATTTGGTAAACTCGATTTGACAAAGATACACCCAAAGGACTACAAGGATTTCGTCACCGAAGTCGACAACGCCTGCGAAGAAAGGATTGCTTCGGCTATTACTTCAGCGTTTCCGGATGACAGCATGTTGTGTGAGGAAGGCAGTACTGCAAACGGCACTTCCGGCAGAAAATGGATTGTCGACCCTCTCGACGGTACCTTGAACTTCATTCACTCCTTTCCCGTTTTCTCAATCAGCATCGCTCTTTGCGACAGCCATAACGATCTTGTCACCGGAGTTGTCTACCAGCCCGTTCTCGATGAACTCTTCACTGCAGAAAAAGGAAAAGGGGCCTGTTTGAACGGCAACCCCATTCATGTGTCCACGCGCAACGACCCCGAACACTTTCTCATCGCTACCGGTATCCCCTTCAAGGAATACCATTATCTCGAGTCATATGTCTCGATGCTTAAAGATGTCATTCATGATTCAGCCGGCATCCGAAGGGCGGGCTCTGCGGCGATAGACCTTGCCTACACTGCCTGCGGCAGGTTCGACGCGTTTTGGGAGTACAAGCTCTTTCCCTGGGACTATTCCGCCGGAGTGCTTCTTGTAAGAGAAGCCGGTGGAATTGTCACCAGCTTCAGCGGTAACAGCGACGTCAGTGCACACCACAGCATCGTCGCCGGAAGCCCTGTCACCCATCCGCTCATTCTTGAAAAAGCGAAGAAATATTTTCAGGAACACCTTTGA
- a CDS encoding bifunctional UDP-3-O-[3-hydroxymyristoyl] N-acetylglucosamine deacetylase/3-hydroxyacyl-ACP dehydratase gives MLIHQRTLGKEISLQGTGLHTGQDCMITFKPAPVDYGYRFVRTDIENCPEIPAVIDNVVDVCRGTTIEFEGNKINTTEHVLAALYGLQIDNCRIEIDGPEPPVMDGSSIHFAEALFSAGLVEQEEPKNYLVIDETIEYHDSEKNVDIVALPLDSFRTTVMVDYKNPALGSQHSGLFDLETEFLKDFAPCRTFCFLSEVEALANIGIIRGGDLDNAIVIVDKKLSDSELKTLANKIGVDSSQLTLGENGILNNRELHFKNEPARHKLLDLIGDIALLGMPLKAQVLAARPGHASNVEFVKQLKKYADRNKLARKFQHEKKSGVIFDINAIQKILPHRYPFLLIDKIVEFKLDEKIVSVKNVTMNEQFFQGHFPGNPIMPGVLIVEAMAQTGGIMMLNGNDNINDMQVYFMGIDKARFRKPVIPGDTLVIEAIMKSRRRSVCQFEAKAYVRGDLVCEASLMATVVEKNN, from the coding sequence ATGCTCATTCATCAAAGAACACTTGGAAAAGAAATATCTCTTCAAGGTACCGGCTTGCATACCGGCCAGGACTGCATGATAACCTTCAAGCCTGCACCTGTAGATTACGGTTACCGGTTTGTAAGAACCGATATTGAAAACTGCCCCGAAATACCGGCGGTAATCGATAATGTCGTTGATGTCTGCAGAGGCACAACCATTGAATTCGAAGGCAACAAGATAAATACAACCGAACATGTGCTCGCCGCTCTTTACGGGCTGCAGATAGATAACTGCCGGATCGAAATCGACGGTCCCGAACCCCCTGTCATGGACGGCAGTTCGATACACTTTGCCGAAGCTCTTTTTTCTGCAGGCCTTGTCGAACAGGAAGAACCGAAAAACTATCTGGTCATCGATGAAACGATAGAGTATCATGATTCTGAAAAAAATGTTGACATTGTAGCTCTGCCGCTTGACAGTTTCAGAACCACCGTGATGGTCGACTATAAAAATCCGGCTCTTGGATCCCAGCATTCAGGACTTTTCGACCTCGAAACCGAGTTTCTGAAAGATTTCGCACCCTGTCGCACATTCTGTTTTCTCAGTGAGGTCGAAGCTCTTGCAAATATCGGAATCATCAGAGGGGGGGATCTCGATAACGCAATCGTTATCGTGGATAAAAAATTATCCGATAGCGAATTGAAAACGCTAGCCAACAAAATCGGTGTAGACAGCTCCCAACTTACCCTTGGGGAAAACGGCATTCTCAATAACCGAGAACTGCACTTTAAAAACGAGCCTGCGCGCCATAAGCTGCTCGATCTTATCGGCGATATAGCATTGCTCGGCATGCCCTTAAAAGCGCAAGTGCTTGCTGCAAGACCCGGGCACGCTTCAAATGTCGAATTTGTCAAACAGTTGAAAAAATATGCCGATCGAAACAAACTGGCCCGCAAGTTTCAGCACGAAAAAAAATCCGGTGTCATTTTCGATATCAATGCCATTCAGAAAATTCTCCCTCATCGATACCCTTTTCTCCTGATCGATAAAATCGTTGAATTCAAACTGGACGAAAAAATAGTATCGGTCAAGAACGTCACGATGAATGAGCAATTTTTTCAGGGGCATTTCCCCGGAAATCCCATCATGCCCGGCGTGCTGATTGTCGAAGCCATGGCACAGACCGGTGGCATCATGATGCTCAATGGTAACGACAACATCAACGACATGCAGGTATATTTCATGGGCATCGACAAAGCACGGTTCCGGAAACCTGTTATTCCGGGCGATACTCTGGTTATCGAAGCGATCATGAAAAGCCGGCGCCGCAGTGTCTGCCAGTTCGAAGCGAAAGCTTACGTTCGCGGCGACCTTGTTTGTGAAGCATCACTCATGGCTACTGTCGTGGAAAAAAACAACTGA